Proteins found in one Synechococcus sp. LA31 genomic segment:
- the glyS gene encoding glycine--tRNA ligase subunit beta produces the protein MSTFLLEIGTEELPADFARLALPQLEQMVGRDFSEARLGHGAIRCTSTPRRLAVLVEAVEHATPDLEDERKGPPAAQAFKDGAPTPAALGFAKRCGIAAEALDVRDTPKGPFVFATVLERGRPAAELLSEWIPLWLANLQGRRFMRWGSGESRFSRPVRWLVALLDDQVVPVHLDGSDPDVSSGHTSRGHRLRCDTVVIPTASHYEQAMAAAGVQVDRADRAHWIREQVQAAAQRLKAVPDLPNALFEELTDLVESPLLIEGSVADHYLDLPAEVLSTVMRAHQRYVPLYRQGAVTDPLALDARSSLLPRFLCIGNGLPEASDLVRRGNERVLKARLADAEFFVNADRAVASIDRRDQLARVTFAAGLGSLLDRVERLEWCTDVLLEQLSLPESTAVHARRAAHLCKHDLVTQMVGEFPELQGVMGGKYLLAEGEPREVALAVLEHYLPRGAGDDLPASDAGAVVALAERLELLLSIYAKGERPSGSSDPYALRRAGNGVLQILLAKGWSFDLLAFLERATLHWAQLLPAFKVEAPALAGELAELMRQRLQSLLEESGTDADLVQAVAGEGVSIERLIRDPADAHHRAGLLMELRKSGELAAVQAVVTRAARLAEKGDLGGSVMSAAGVVDAGLFEKSSEAGMLAVIELLEPIAIGEAIDRYAQLAKGLIGGAAALAAFFDGEQSVMVMADQPAVRTNRLNLLSVLRNQASVLADFSRING, from the coding sequence GTGTCGACCTTTCTGTTGGAGATCGGGACCGAGGAACTGCCCGCTGACTTCGCCCGTCTCGCTTTACCGCAGCTCGAGCAGATGGTGGGTCGCGATTTCAGCGAGGCCCGTCTTGGTCATGGCGCCATCCGTTGCACCAGCACCCCGAGGCGTCTGGCGGTGCTGGTGGAGGCGGTCGAGCACGCCACCCCTGACCTCGAGGATGAACGTAAGGGGCCCCCAGCCGCTCAAGCCTTCAAGGATGGAGCGCCAACACCAGCTGCACTGGGTTTTGCCAAGCGCTGTGGCATTGCAGCGGAGGCCCTGGACGTGCGCGACACGCCCAAAGGCCCGTTTGTGTTTGCCACGGTGCTGGAGCGGGGCCGCCCGGCTGCGGAGCTGCTCTCGGAATGGATCCCCCTGTGGCTCGCCAACCTGCAGGGCCGGCGCTTCATGCGTTGGGGCTCAGGTGAGAGCCGCTTCTCGAGGCCGGTGCGATGGCTCGTGGCCTTGCTCGATGATCAAGTTGTTCCCGTCCATCTCGACGGCAGCGACCCTGACGTGAGCAGCGGTCACACCAGCCGAGGCCATCGTTTGCGCTGCGACACCGTGGTGATTCCCACGGCATCTCACTACGAGCAAGCCATGGCGGCCGCGGGTGTGCAGGTGGATCGCGCTGATCGGGCCCATTGGATCCGTGAGCAGGTGCAGGCAGCGGCCCAGCGTCTAAAAGCCGTCCCCGATCTGCCCAATGCTCTGTTTGAGGAGCTCACCGATTTGGTGGAGTCGCCACTGCTCATTGAGGGAAGCGTGGCCGACCACTACCTCGATTTGCCGGCTGAGGTTCTCAGCACCGTGATGCGTGCCCACCAGCGCTATGTGCCGCTGTATCGCCAGGGTGCAGTCACCGACCCGCTGGCGCTGGATGCGCGCTCCAGCCTCTTGCCGCGGTTTTTGTGCATTGGTAATGGCCTGCCTGAAGCCAGCGATCTCGTGCGTCGTGGCAACGAGAGAGTTCTGAAGGCCCGTCTGGCGGATGCGGAATTTTTCGTGAATGCCGATCGTGCCGTGGCGAGTATCGATCGCCGTGATCAGCTGGCCCGCGTCACCTTCGCGGCCGGCCTGGGTTCGTTGCTCGACCGGGTGGAGCGCCTGGAGTGGTGCACCGATGTGCTGTTGGAGCAGCTCTCCCTGCCTGAGTCCACCGCTGTCCACGCTCGCCGAGCCGCTCATCTGTGCAAGCACGATTTGGTCACCCAGATGGTGGGCGAATTCCCGGAGCTGCAGGGCGTGATGGGAGGCAAATATCTGCTCGCTGAGGGGGAACCGCGGGAGGTGGCACTGGCAGTGCTTGAGCATTACCTCCCGCGTGGTGCCGGTGATGATCTGCCGGCTTCCGATGCCGGGGCCGTCGTGGCCCTCGCCGAGCGCCTGGAACTGTTGCTGAGCATCTATGCCAAGGGTGAGCGGCCCAGCGGGTCCTCCGATCCCTACGCCCTTCGCCGGGCTGGCAATGGTGTGTTGCAGATCCTTCTGGCGAAGGGCTGGAGCTTCGATCTTCTGGCGTTCCTGGAGAGGGCAACGCTGCATTGGGCGCAGCTGCTTCCGGCGTTCAAGGTGGAGGCGCCGGCATTAGCCGGCGAGCTGGCCGAGTTGATGCGTCAGCGGCTGCAAAGCCTGCTGGAGGAATCCGGCACCGACGCAGATCTGGTGCAGGCCGTTGCCGGCGAAGGCGTGTCCATTGAACGGCTCATCCGTGATCCCGCCGATGCCCACCATCGCGCAGGTTTATTGATGGAATTGCGCAAGAGCGGAGAGCTGGCGGCGGTTCAGGCGGTGGTTACCCGCGCGGCACGCCTGGCTGAGAAGGGTGATCTCGGCGGGTCTGTGATGTCGGCTGCCGGTGTTGTGGATGCTGGCTTGTTCGAAAAGAGCAGTGAGGCCGGCATGTTGGCGGTGATCGAGCTGTTGGAGCCCATTGCCATCGGTGAAGCCATCGATCGCTATGCCCAGCTGGCTAAGGGGCTGATCGGTGGCGCTGCAGCCCTGGCTGCGTTCTTCGACGGTGAGCAGAGTGTGATGGTGATGGCCGATCAACCAGCGGTTCGCACCAATCGCCTCAACCTGCTGAGTGTGCTGCGCAACCAAGCCTCGGTGTTGGCGGATTTCAGCCGAATTAACGGCTGA
- a CDS encoding fatty acid desaturase, translating to MIRFAISLQHPKLKNRGDFSLAPFRRSSNALALWQLLSTLLPMALLWASLPWICGSWGPRSVLLLPVVALLVLFSARSFSLMHDCGHGSLFRSKPLNRLFGFLLGVVNAIPQHPWSRGHAFHHLHNGNWERYRGPSALLTLEQFQQLSPQQQQRYGWSRHPLMLFPGGFSYLVIRPRLQLLLGVGEWLQAMLAHIRQEGWRGLLSLKERTHHFQSSHWYTGSEFIDLLANNLCVLASWWWMSHWLGMGLFWSVYALVMTCSAAIFICIFFVQHNFPGSYAKATEGWSYFKGAMEGSSNLILPGVLNWFSADIAFHSIHHLCERIPNYHLRACHQANQHLLGDCVYLRLRDLPRCFKLILWDSSQQELVALPQA from the coding sequence GTGATCAGGTTTGCCATTAGCTTGCAACATCCAAAACTTAAAAACCGCGGCGATTTTTCGCTAGCACCCTTTCGGCGCTCCAGCAACGCACTGGCGTTATGGCAGCTGCTGTCAACCCTGCTTCCCATGGCACTTCTTTGGGCAAGCCTTCCATGGATTTGTGGATCATGGGGGCCGCGGAGTGTGTTGCTTTTACCCGTGGTGGCACTGCTCGTGTTGTTTTCGGCCCGCAGTTTTTCATTGATGCATGACTGCGGGCATGGCTCGCTCTTTCGCAGCAAGCCCTTGAACCGACTGTTCGGCTTCCTTCTGGGTGTGGTGAATGCCATCCCGCAGCACCCCTGGTCGCGAGGCCACGCCTTTCACCATTTGCACAACGGCAATTGGGAGCGCTATCGCGGCCCCTCCGCCTTGCTCACCCTGGAACAATTCCAGCAGCTCTCACCCCAACAGCAGCAAAGATACGGCTGGTCGAGGCATCCGCTGATGCTTTTCCCCGGTGGCTTTTCCTATTTGGTAATCCGCCCGCGTCTGCAACTGCTTTTGGGCGTGGGGGAATGGCTTCAGGCGATGTTGGCTCACATTCGGCAGGAAGGATGGCGTGGGCTACTGAGCCTGAAAGAGCGCACCCATCACTTTCAATCAAGCCACTGGTATACGGGAAGTGAATTCATTGATCTGTTGGCCAATAATCTCTGTGTTCTGGCGAGCTGGTGGTGGATGAGCCATTGGCTTGGCATGGGTTTGTTTTGGAGTGTCTATGCCCTGGTGATGACCTGCTCAGCGGCTATCTTCATCTGCATCTTCTTCGTGCAGCACAACTTCCCGGGTTCCTATGCGAAAGCTACGGAGGGATGGAGTTACTTCAAAGGGGCGATGGAGGGCAGTAGCAATCTTATTCTTCCAGGCGTTCTTAACTGGTTTTCGGCGGATATTGCATTTCACAGTATCCATCACCTGTGTGAGCGCATACCCAATTACCACTTGAGGGCCTGCCATCAGGCGAATCAGCATCTTCTTGGCGATTGTGTGTATCTCCGCCTCCGTGATCTGCCTCGCTGCTTCAAGTTGATTCTCTGGGATAGCAGCCAGCAAGAACTTGTTGCTCTCCCCCAGGCCTAG